The window AGCCACAAGGATGCAGGTGTTACAGGAATTGTCTTTCCCAACCTCCTCCCCAAGGGAGGCCACCCGCACCAGGGTATAGGTattctcactttacagatgataaaactggGGTTCTGAGGGGTTAGGTGACCCCCAGGACTGCACAACAAAGGAGTGGTAGAGCCAGGAGGAGAACCCAATGGTGGGCTAGGGACTCACCAAGTTGGTGGTAGTTGGAGAGGCCAAAGCCATATACGTGGCCCTCACGGGAGACAGCAAAGGTGAAGTAGGCACCACAGAAGACGTCCTGGAACCTCACAGGGCCCCGGCTTCCCCTGGATTTTAGCATCACACACTTGGGGGCCAGGAATCGTTCTGGAGGCAGAGGGAAGCCAGGATCAGTGACAGGCACAGATGacccctcttccctcttcctccctgAGTCTGTTTTCCCTCTATTACTAAAGCTCTGGGAGGGAGGTCAAGCAGAgattcttatccccattttacagaagagaaaaatgaggccaAAAGAGTACAAACATCAGCCTTGCTCAGATTCCCACGACCAGAACTAACACTTACATGGAATTTACAACCTGTCAGGCACTCTCATATTAACTCATTGAACCTCACAACAGCACAGTGAGCACAGGTAGTATTATTATGCACAGTTTAGAGATGATGACATTCTATCCAGGATCCCATAGCTAGCAGGTAGAAGAATCAGGATTCAATCTGGGGTAGTCTGGCTCTAAAGTCTGAGTTCTTAACTACCACCCCAGGTCTGTGTGATGCCACAGCCTGAGGAGGCAAAGGGAATCCCTCTCCTGTTCCTCCTTGGTCCCTCACTGGGAGGTGGCTTGCCACGGTGCCCTGCCAGAGATACCAGTTACCTACCAAGGCCGTGCCGGCCACCACGGTTGGCGAATAATTCAGGCACACGGCCCAGCTGGCCCTGCTCTCCACAGCCCAAGGTATAGAGGTCGCCATTAGTGGTCAGCATTACCAAGTGATCATTTCCTGAGGATGAGAGGAGGGTGGGGGCCTTAGGGCTTGTCTGTAAGGGCCATGGTTGGGCTAGCCTCAGATCAGGGTTTCCCAACTCCAGTACGTAAACTCACCGGAGGCCACCTTCATCACGGACACGTCCAGCTGTACTTGCACAGGCACCATGCTCTTCTTCATGGGCTCCAAGAGCCCAATCACACCATTATTGTCCTGAAGGGAGGGGCAGAGCACTCATCAGCCAGTCCTGCCTGCCCCGTACCAGCCAGACCCAGGAACAGAGCTGTCTGGTGAAAGGCAGCAGTGGGATGGGAAGGGGGATGAGGAGCCAGACCACATACTGAAATGCTTATGAATGAAATCATATGTGGCCTGGGATTTGccttaaaataacaaaagaattGGGGAgtggaaagaattagaaaagaagCAAGTCTGATCACGAGTTGGTAACTGTTGAGGCTGTGTGGGGAGTAAGGGGTTTAATATAGTATTCTGATTTTCAtatgtgtttgaaattttccattagaagttttaaaatagccCCCTTTTTGTGAACTAGAAAAACCGCATCAGATTCCAATTTGTTGACATTCTGAAATAGATTAAATACCAAAGGATCAAACAATTTTAATGCTGAATGTTGAACGTGCTTTTTATACTCTACTCCCTCGCCTTGGAAACTTGAAATGAGATAACCCCCCCCAACTTGGGAAGTGTGGAAGGGGactgggaggggaagggagaagcTGCCAGCAGAGAGATAGGTGATGTGAGCAGACTTCTTGGATCAGCCTGCTTCCTGAATCAGCCTCAGCCCTAAGACATTCTTGACTCATCCCTTCCCTAAGGACCCACTTCTTAACACCAGAATCAAGGAAGCAACAGTTGGCATTACTGGCCTGAATGAGGATTCCAGAGAGCTGCATCTGGGACCCAATTCCCCCACCAGTTAAGTACAACGGGGGTGTGGAGGTGGGTTATCTTTGGCATCCCACCAATCTTCTAGACCCAGCCTTACCCGGAAGGAGCCCCAGAGGAAGACACGGCCATCCTCGGTGAGGGCCGCTGTGTGACTGTCTCCTGCTGACACCTGTACCACCTTCTCCTGCAGGTCCACTTTTCCAGGGACCATCTCCGAGCCTTCCACTGATGTGTCCCTTCCCAGAGCACCCTCATCATTGCAGCCGAAGGAGTAGACCTGTGCCCAGGATGCCCCCATTAATGTAATGTCTGGCCTCTCTTAGGCCGTTCCCTGCTTGGCTGGACAGCTTCACCTCCACAGAGCTCCTGCCCTGACCGCATCCCCTACCCAAGGCCCTGCCCAATCCTGTCCCACCACAACCTACCTGGCCGCTCTTGCTTAGACACACGGTGTGCATTCCTCCAGCCTCAGCCTGTACAATGTCCTCTGGAATGGGCACCAGGGCTGGCTTCTTCCTCTCCATCACATTCTCACCTAACCCCAACTGGCCCACGTCGCCCTGCCCCAGTGTCAGCACCAGGCCTGGTTCtgtgctgtgggacctgtgtGAGACTAGGGCAAAGAAGGTACTCCCTGAATGTGTGATGACAGGAGAGGTCGCTGCCTGGCCCCTGCGAtcacacagacctgggttcaaggcCTGGATCTACCACAGACCTTTCTGGCCtaagttttctcatttgtgaaatggataATAAAGTACCTGCCTCAGAGGGTTTTTGACAGGATTAAAACTGAGCAGATTATTAATGTGAGAGGAGGTAATGGAAACAAGGGAATGCTCAATATTGTGAAATGAATCTTagggagggggagaggacagTGAGAACACAAGATAATGTTCCTGACTTGTAAATTCTTGGTTAGGAGACAGCCACCCTTTCCTGATTGCTAACCtgcccaggatcacacagctaACAAAGAGTAGAGTTTGCACTGAAACCAGAGGAGAACACGAGTCAGGGCACAGATCACAGCCTCCATACTAGCACTCCGTCAGTCCCCCGCTGGACTGTCAACTCCTGAACATATTCACGTAGAACTGAGTGCCCCCGCCCCTATTTGGACAGGAAACTGGTAGCTGAGGAGTAAAGAGCAATTTATGGAGAGCCTCTGGCCAATCGGTGGGAGGCACAGGGCCTTCTGCTAGCCAATGAAGACCGCCTGGCCAAGGTCCCCGGACAGCCAATGGCGTCCAGCCCCTCGCCCTGAGGGTGTGGCCATGACTGCAGGGTTGCGGCTGCGCGGAGGCTAAGCTGGGCAGGGAGCCACCTGGTCGGGTTTTCTGCTTAGGAGGGCTCGGGCTGCAGGCACCTCGGCAGGAGCGGGCGCCGGGAACGCGGCGGGAGGCGGAGGCCCTTGTTGCCGAGTTACGAGGGTCTGCAAAAGACAGGCGGCTGCCTGAGCGTGCAGCAGGTTCACCCTACCCACCACCCCAAACTGGGGGCAAGTTtctttcctcccctctcctctccaaggtctcaggaaaaaaaaacaacacagctTCCTCCCTCGTGGGGTAATATATTATGAGGACATTATCTGATTTAATCCTCAGAAGACGTCGTCTGTAAGGTTAGTGCTGCTCTTGCCGCCATTTTATGAACGGGGTAATTAGGCTCAgcgaggttaagtgacttgcctaaaaTTACACAGCTAGAAAGTGACAGAACCAGGTGTTGAACCCAGGTCTGGAAGTCCCTAGTCCTAACCATAATGCCTTTGGCCTGGGGTGAAGTCATAGGCTCCAGTGCTTGCCAGTACTGTTTCGATGCTTTGAGGCAAGTCTCTGCCCCTTGTGATTCCCAGAGGATGGACTCAATGACCTTTAGGGGACGGTTCTATCTGGGAGAGGTCCCTAGATATCCTAGGCCTGAAAGCTTTAAGTGTCAGGGAGGAAGGAGCCCGGTCCCAGATCCTGAGGGCTTCCAAAGGCCACCTGCACCTAGGTTCCCAGGCAGCTGCCTCAGTCAGAGGCCAAGAACAACTTACTCTTCACTTTCTTGCTTATGGGGATGGCATCTTCTGGGGATGACCTTTTCTTAGCTACACGCTTGGGTGGCATGTTCTcgttctgaaaaaaacaaaacaaaacaaactagcCAAACACTCCATGTCAGcattggcaaatattttcttgctCTAATCAGgcaatatgtattaaaaatccTATAAAAAGGTAAGTGGAATTGCCCAGCAATTCCTGGAATTTATCCCAAGAACAGAATAATAGATGCACATGATGATACAGCTCCACGAATATTCTCTGTTGCATTCCTcataacatttaaagaaaaacaaaagcaataaaaaatgaaaaaaattcatgtgcTCAATTGGAGACTGGCTAGATAATATGTGGTACGTTCATGAAGCCGTTAAAATGATGCTTTTAGAGATGTATTCATTCAATAGGAAGATCTTCACCACTGCTAAGTAAAACAGGCATACTGGAAAAGAGCCTGTCAtccctttttggaaaaaaaaatacatacacatgtaCATGCGAAAATAAGTCATAGAAAAACGTTTGGAAGAAAATACATTCACACTGAGAATTTGTAACCTCCAAGAATGGAATTATGGTTAGTTaacttttactttttcccttgCACTTTCCTATATCATCTAAGACATTTAACAAGGAtattacatttgatttttttagttttcagtttagcataaaaaatgaaaacactgaagAACAACCATAAATGAAGTATCCCTTATCACTCCCAATTCTGAGTAAGCACTAATTTTGGCAATACATTACTGTTCtaatcagattaaaagaaaaaaggggaaaagaaaagatgcaGCAGCAGctattttcattaaataaaacCAAACCAGACCATTTGTGCCCTTTGATCCAGAAGTGCCACTCCTGGGAAGAGCCTAGCTTTCCTAAATGGTCCAATAAGAGGtggaaaataaacacacatacatacaatcaTCACATATTacacaaaagggggaaaatcatCTATGGGCTTCAAGGCTGAACCTTGAAAATCCAGAGCAGCTGAAACACAAAGCCCTGAGCCCTTCCCCTCCTCTGACCGCTGCCTCCCCAAGGCCTTGATGTCTTCCCCAGGTTGCTGGAAAGGAGTTGCTCCAGCTCCACAGATTCCAGTTCAGCTAAAATCGCATCCAGACCCCTTCTTCCCCCTAACAAGCAGCTCTGAGAATAAatccttttttttggggggggggggggcacgggcaggcaccaggaatcaaacctgagtctctccggcatggcaggagag of the Tamandua tetradactyla isolate mTamTet1 chromosome 2, mTamTet1.pri, whole genome shotgun sequence genome contains:
- the RCC1 gene encoding regulator of chromosome condensation isoform X5, with the protein product MRGAYVALMEFVVSLGRLQNENMPPKRVAKKRSSPEDAIPISKKVKNPRNSATRASASRRVPGARSCRGACSPSPPKQKTRPVSHRSHSTEPGLVLTLGQGDVGQLGLGENVMERKKPALVPIPEDIVQAEAGGMHTVCLSKSGQVYSFGCNDEGALGRDTSVEGSEMVPGKVDLQEKVVQVSAGDSHTAALTEDGRVFLWGSFRDNNGVIGLLEPMKKSMVPVQVQLDVSVMKVASGNDHLVMLTTNGDLYTLGCGEQGQLGRVPELFANRGGRHGLERFLAPKCVMLKSRGSRGPVRFQDVFCGAYFTFAVSREGHVYGFGLSNYHQLGTPSTESCFVPQNLTSFKNSTKSWVGFSGGQHHTVCMDSEGKAYSLGRAEYGRLGLGEGAEEKSTPTLIPRLPDVSSVACGASVGYAVTKDGHIFAWGMGTNYQLGTGQDEDAWSPVEMTGKQLENRVVLSVSSGGQHTVLLVKDKEQS
- the RCC1 gene encoding regulator of chromosome condensation isoform X3: MPPKRVAKKRSSPEDAIPISKKVKISHRSHSTEPGLVLTLGQGDVGQLGLGENVMERKKPALVPIPEDIVQAEAGGMHTVCLSKSGQVYSFGCNDEGALGRDTSVEGSEMVPGKVDLQEKVVQVSAGDSHTAALTEDGRVFLWGSFRDNNGVIGLLEPMKKSMVPVQVQLDVSVMKVASGNDHLVMLTTNGDLYTLGCGEQGQLGRVPELFANRGGRHGLERFLAPKCVMLKSRGSRGPVRFQDVFCGAYFTFAVSREGHVYGFGLSNYHQLGTPSTESCFVPQNLTSFKNSTKSWVGFSGGQHHTVCMDSEGKAYSLGRAEYGRLGLGEGAEEKSTPTLIPRLPDVSSVACGASVGYAVTKDGHIFAWGMGTNYQLGTGQDEDAWSPVEMTGKQLENRVVLSVSSGGQHTVLLVKDKEQS
- the RCC1 gene encoding regulator of chromosome condensation isoform X6, whose translation is MECDGNTERDTQPCLGGSGMAFQNENMPPKRVAKKRSSPEDAIPISKKVKISHRSHSTEPGLVLTLGQGDVGQLGLGENVMERKKPALVPIPEDIVQAEAGGMHTVCLSKSGQVYSFGCNDEGALGRDTSVEGSEMVPGKVDLQEKVVQVSAGDSHTAALTEDGRVFLWGSFRDNNGVIGLLEPMKKSMVPVQVQLDVSVMKVASGNDHLVMLTTNGDLYTLGCGEQGQLGRVPELFANRGGRHGLERFLAPKCVMLKSRGSRGPVRFQDVFCGAYFTFAVSREGHVYGFGLSNYHQLGTPSTESCFVPQNLTSFKNSTKSWVGFSGGQHHTVCMDSEGKAYSLGRAEYGRLGLGEGAEEKSTPTLIPRLPDVSSVACGASVGYAVTKDGHIFAWGMGTNYQLGTGQDEDAWSPVEMTGKQLENRVVLSVSSGGQHTVLLVKDKEQS
- the RCC1 gene encoding regulator of chromosome condensation isoform X2 → MPPKRVAKKRSSPEDAIPISKKVKNPRNSATRASASRRVPGARSCRVSHRSHSTEPGLVLTLGQGDVGQLGLGENVMERKKPALVPIPEDIVQAEAGGMHTVCLSKSGQVYSFGCNDEGALGRDTSVEGSEMVPGKVDLQEKVVQVSAGDSHTAALTEDGRVFLWGSFRDNNGVIGLLEPMKKSMVPVQVQLDVSVMKVASGNDHLVMLTTNGDLYTLGCGEQGQLGRVPELFANRGGRHGLERFLAPKCVMLKSRGSRGPVRFQDVFCGAYFTFAVSREGHVYGFGLSNYHQLGTPSTESCFVPQNLTSFKNSTKSWVGFSGGQHHTVCMDSEGKAYSLGRAEYGRLGLGEGAEEKSTPTLIPRLPDVSSVACGASVGYAVTKDGHIFAWGMGTNYQLGTGQDEDAWSPVEMTGKQLENRVVLSVSSGGQHTVLLVKDKEQS
- the RCC1 gene encoding regulator of chromosome condensation isoform X1, with the translated sequence MPPKRVAKKRSSPEDAIPISKKVKNPRNSATRASASRRVPGARSCRGACSPSPPKQKTRPVSHRSHSTEPGLVLTLGQGDVGQLGLGENVMERKKPALVPIPEDIVQAEAGGMHTVCLSKSGQVYSFGCNDEGALGRDTSVEGSEMVPGKVDLQEKVVQVSAGDSHTAALTEDGRVFLWGSFRDNNGVIGLLEPMKKSMVPVQVQLDVSVMKVASGNDHLVMLTTNGDLYTLGCGEQGQLGRVPELFANRGGRHGLERFLAPKCVMLKSRGSRGPVRFQDVFCGAYFTFAVSREGHVYGFGLSNYHQLGTPSTESCFVPQNLTSFKNSTKSWVGFSGGQHHTVCMDSEGKAYSLGRAEYGRLGLGEGAEEKSTPTLIPRLPDVSSVACGASVGYAVTKDGHIFAWGMGTNYQLGTGQDEDAWSPVEMTGKQLENRVVLSVSSGGQHTVLLVKDKEQS
- the RCC1 gene encoding regulator of chromosome condensation isoform X4: MECDGNTERDTQPCLGGSGMAFQNENMPPKRVAKKRSSPEDAIPISKKVKNPRNSATRASASRRVPGARSCRGACSPSPPKQKTRPVSHRSHSTEPGLVLTLGQGDVGQLGLGENVMERKKPALVPIPEDIVQAEAGGMHTVCLSKSGQVYSFGCNDEGALGRDTSVEGSEMVPGKVDLQEKVVQVSAGDSHTAALTEDGRVFLWGSFRDNNGVIGLLEPMKKSMVPVQVQLDVSVMKVASGNDHLVMLTTNGDLYTLGCGEQGQLGRVPELFANRGGRHGLERFLAPKCVMLKSRGSRGPVRFQDVFCGAYFTFAVSREGHVYGFGLSNYHQLGTPSTESCFVPQNLTSFKNSTKSWVGFSGGQHHTVCMDSEGKAYSLGRAEYGRLGLGEGAEEKSTPTLIPRLPDVSSVACGASVGYAVTKDGHIFAWGMGTNYQLGTGQDEDAWSPVEMTGKQLENRVVLSVSSGGQHTVLLVKDKEQS
- the RCC1 gene encoding regulator of chromosome condensation isoform X7: MRGAYVALMEFVVSLGRLQNENMPPKRVAKKRSSPEDAIPISKKVKISHRSHSTEPGLVLTLGQGDVGQLGLGENVMERKKPALVPIPEDIVQAEAGGMHTVCLSKSGQVYSFGCNDEGALGRDTSVEGSEMVPGKVDLQEKVVQVSAGDSHTAALTEDGRVFLWGSFRDNNGVIGLLEPMKKSMVPVQVQLDVSVMKVASGNDHLVMLTTNGDLYTLGCGEQGQLGRVPELFANRGGRHGLERFLAPKCVMLKSRGSRGPVRFQDVFCGAYFTFAVSREGHVYGFGLSNYHQLGTPSTESCFVPQNLTSFKNSTKSWVGFSGGQHHTVCMDSEGKAYSLGRAEYGRLGLGEGAEEKSTPTLIPRLPDVSSVACGASVGYAVTKDGHIFAWGMGTNYQLGTGQDEDAWSPVEMTGKQLENRVVLSVSSGGQHTVLLVKDKEQS